From the Terriglobales bacterium genome, the window TAGTTGCCGGGGGCCAGTGCGGGGAAGTGGAATTCCCCGGCGGCGTCGGTGGTGGCGGTGCGTTCGAAAGCGGTGCCGGGCTGCGCCAGCGTCACCCGCGCCTTGGCGATGCGCGCGCCGCTGGTGTCCTCGACCGTGCCCGCCAGGCTGCCGCGGAACTCCTGCCCCTGGGCCCTGAGCCCGGCCAGCGCTACGCACGCAATCACCATCGCGATCCGCACTCTTCTTGCCATAGGTTCTGCTTTCTCCTAGCCCTCGGCGGCGACCGAAGCGGGCTGAACGAAAAATAATCGGCCGACAACCGTAGTCCACCGGCAAGCGCTACTACCACCCTAGTAGGGAGAAGGAGGAGCGACCCCTGCCTGGCATCACCAACCAGCTACCGGCGCGGTCCTTGCAGTTCTCGCTGCGTTTGCTGTATGGAGCCCGGAGGCGTAAGCTGAGACTCTTTTCGGAGAACGGCTTCATGGGTTGGATCAGGCAATCCGCCGGCCGGCACCCGCAGCTCGGTCCTTTGGAGACCCGGCTGCTGGGCCTGTTGTCCCAGCGCCGGGATGCCACGGTGCGCGAATTGCTGGGTTCCGCCCAGGTCGACGCCGCCTACACCACGGTGATGACCACCCTGGACCGCCTCTACAAGAAGGGCTTCCTCGACCGCTCCCCGGACGCCCTCAGCCGCGCCTTCCGCTACCGCCTGAAGCAGGGGGAACGCGACCTCTACCGGGCGGTCCTGGGGAACGATCTTCACGATCTGCTGCAGACCGCGGCCGATCCTTCCTTGCCGGTCTCGTTCCTGGTGGACGCCGTCACCGAGCACGATCCGGCCCTGCTCGAGGAACTGCGGCGCGCGGTCGAGCGCAAGCGCCAGCAACTGCGCCGG encodes:
- a CDS encoding BlaI/MecI/CopY family transcriptional regulator; this encodes MGWIRQSAGRHPQLGPLETRLLGLLSQRRDATVRELLGSAQVDAAYTTVMTTLDRLYKKGFLDRSPDALSRAFRYRLKQGERDLYRAVLGNDLHDLLQTAADPSLPVSFLVDAVTEHDPALLEELRRAVERKRQQLRRRKQP